From one Marmota flaviventris isolate mMarFla1 chromosome 1, mMarFla1.hap1, whole genome shotgun sequence genomic stretch:
- the LOC114090316 gene encoding cytochrome P450 4F1 isoform X2, with product MPQLSLSWLGLGPMEASPWVLLLLVGASWLLARSLTWIYAFYEKSRRLQCFPQPPKRNWLLGHVGMIQPTEQGLKEVSKLVGTYPQGFMTWLGPIIPIVTLCHPNIVRSVLSASAAVALKDVIFYGFLKPWLGDGLLLSSGDKWNHHRRLLTPAFHFNILKPYMKIFNDSTNVMHAKWRQLVSEGSTCLDMFEHISLMTLDSLQKCVFSFDSNCQEKPSEYIAAILELSALVVKRNEQLLMHMDFLYLLSPSGQRFRKACRLVHDFTDAVIQERRRTLPDHGISDFLKAKAESKTLDFIDVLLLTKDEDGKELSDEDIRAEADTFMFEGHDTTASGLSWALYNLAKHPEYQERCRKEVQDLLRDRDPKEIEWDDLAQLPFLTMCIKESLRLHPPVTVISRCCTQDVVLPDGRVIPKGVTCLISIFGTHHNPAVWPNPEVYDPFRFDPENAKDRSPLAFIPFSAGPRNCIGQTFAMSEMKVVLALTLLRFRVLPDDTEPRRKPELILRAEGGLWLRVEPLSSGA from the exons ATGCCACAGCTGAGCCTGTCCTGGCTGGGACTGGGGCCCATGGAAGCCTCTCCCTGGGTCCTCCTGCTGCTGGTGGGGGCCTCCTGGCTCCTGGCCCGCAGCCTGACCTGGATCTATGCTTTTTATGAAAAATCTCGTCGCCTCCAATGTTTCCCGCAGCCCCCCAAACGGAATTGGCTCTTGGGTCACGTGGGCATG ATCCAACCCACAGAGCAGGGCTTGAAGGAAGTGTCGAAGCTGGTGGGCACCTATCCTCAGGGCTTTATGACATGGCTGGGCCCCATCATTCCCATCGTCACTCTGTGCCACCCCAACATCGTCCGATCTGTCCTCAGTGCCTCAG CTGCGGTTGCACTGAAGGATGTGATCTTCTACGGCTTCCTGAAGCCCTGGCTGG GGGATGGGCTCTTGCTGAGTTCTGGTGACAAATGGAACCACCATCGTCGCCTGCTGACACCTGCCTTCCATTTCAACATCCTGAAGCCCTATATGAAGATTTTCAATGACAGTACGAATGTCATGCAT GCCAAGTGGCGGCAACTGGTCTCAGAGGGCAGCACCTGTCTGGACATGTTTGAGCACATCAGCCTCATGACCTTGGACAGTCTGCAGAAATGCGTCTTCAGTTTCGACAGCAATTGTCAGGA GAAGCCCAGTGAATATATTGCTGCCATCTTGGAGCTCAGTGCCCTTGTGGTCAAAAGAAATGAGCAACTCCTCATGCACATGGACTTCCTGTACCTTCTCAGCCCCAGTGGGCAGCGCTTCCGTAAGGCCTGCCGCCTGGTGCATGACTTCACAGATGCTGTCATCCAGGAGCGGCGCCGCACCCTCCCTGATCATGGTATTAGTGACTTCCTCAAGGCCAAGGCTGAGTCCAAAACTTTGGACTTCATCGATGTGCTCCTGCTGACCAAG GATGAAGATGGAAAAGAGTTGTCGGATGAGGATATAAGAGCAGAAGCTGACACCTTCATGTTTGAGG GCCATGACACCACGGCCAGTGGTCTCTCCTGGGCCCTGTACAACCTGGCAAAGCACCCGGAATACCAGGAGCGCTGCCGGAAGGAGGTGCAAGACCTGCTGAGGGACCGTGATCCTAAAGAGATTGAGTG GGACGACCTGGCCCAGTTGCCCTTCCTGACCATGTGCATCAAGGAGAGTCTGCGGTTGCACCCCCCAGTTACAGTTATCTCCCGCTGCTGCACCCAGGACGTTGTGCTCCCCGATGGCCGGGTCATCCCCAAAG GAGTCACCTGCCTCATCAGTATTTTCGGGACTCATCACAACCCAGCTGTGTGGCCGAACCCTGAG GTGTATGACCCCTTCCGCTTTGACCCAGAAAACGCCAAGGACAGGTCACCTCTAGCTTTTATTCCTTTCTCCGCGGGACCTAG GAACTGCATCGGACAGACGTTCGCCATGAGCGAGATGAAGGTGGTGCTGGCGCTGACGCTGCTGCGCTTCCGCGTCCTGCCCGACGACACCGAGCCGCGCAGGAAGCCCGAGCTGATCCTGCGCGCCGAGGGCGGGCTCTGGCTGCGCGTGGAGCCGCTGAGCTCCGGCGCGTAG
- the LOC114090316 gene encoding cytochrome P450 4F2 isoform X3 — MPQLSLSWLGLGPMEASPWVLLLLVGASWLLARSLTWIYAFYEKSRRLQCFPQPPKRNWLLGHVGMIQPTEQGLKEVSKLVGTYPQGFMTWLGPIIPIVTLCHPNIVRSVLSASDPGLRRRSAVHAGSGEHLWGCVLLVGGALEPRGPHLPPHLHQAGALCSSCGCTEGCDLLRLPEALAGKPSEYIAAILELSALVVKRNEQLLMHMDFLYLLSPSGQRFRKACRLVHDFTDAVIQERRRTLPDHGISDFLKAKAESKTLDFIDVLLLTKDEDGKELSDEDIRAEADTFMFEGHDTTASGLSWALYNLAKHPEYQERCRKEVQDLLRDRDPKEIEWDDLAQLPFLTMCIKESLRLHPPVTVISRCCTQDVVLPDGRVIPKGVTCLISIFGTHHNPAVWPNPEVYDPFRFDPENAKDRSPLAFIPFSAGPRNCIGQTFAMSEMKVVLALTLLRFRVLPDDTEPRRKPELILRAEGGLWLRVEPLSSGA; from the exons ATGCCACAGCTGAGCCTGTCCTGGCTGGGACTGGGGCCCATGGAAGCCTCTCCCTGGGTCCTCCTGCTGCTGGTGGGGGCCTCCTGGCTCCTGGCCCGCAGCCTGACCTGGATCTATGCTTTTTATGAAAAATCTCGTCGCCTCCAATGTTTCCCGCAGCCCCCCAAACGGAATTGGCTCTTGGGTCACGTGGGCATG ATCCAACCCACAGAGCAGGGCTTGAAGGAAGTGTCGAAGCTGGTGGGCACCTATCCTCAGGGCTTTATGACATGGCTGGGCCCCATCATTCCCATCGTCACTCTGTGCCACCCCAACATCGTCCGATCTGTCCTCAGTGCCTCAG ATCCGGGGCTCAGAAGAAGGTCTGCTGTACACGCAGGGTCTGGCGAGCACCTTTGGGGATGTGTGCTGCTGGTGGGTGGGGCCCTGGAACCCCGTGGTCCGCATCTTCCACCCCACCTGCATCAAGCCGGTGCTCTTTGCTCCAG CTGCGGTTGCACTGAAGGATGTGATCTTCTACGGCTTCCTGAAGCCCTGGCTGG GAAGCCCAGTGAATATATTGCTGCCATCTTGGAGCTCAGTGCCCTTGTGGTCAAAAGAAATGAGCAACTCCTCATGCACATGGACTTCCTGTACCTTCTCAGCCCCAGTGGGCAGCGCTTCCGTAAGGCCTGCCGCCTGGTGCATGACTTCACAGATGCTGTCATCCAGGAGCGGCGCCGCACCCTCCCTGATCATGGTATTAGTGACTTCCTCAAGGCCAAGGCTGAGTCCAAAACTTTGGACTTCATCGATGTGCTCCTGCTGACCAAG GATGAAGATGGAAAAGAGTTGTCGGATGAGGATATAAGAGCAGAAGCTGACACCTTCATGTTTGAGG GCCATGACACCACGGCCAGTGGTCTCTCCTGGGCCCTGTACAACCTGGCAAAGCACCCGGAATACCAGGAGCGCTGCCGGAAGGAGGTGCAAGACCTGCTGAGGGACCGTGATCCTAAAGAGATTGAGTG GGACGACCTGGCCCAGTTGCCCTTCCTGACCATGTGCATCAAGGAGAGTCTGCGGTTGCACCCCCCAGTTACAGTTATCTCCCGCTGCTGCACCCAGGACGTTGTGCTCCCCGATGGCCGGGTCATCCCCAAAG GAGTCACCTGCCTCATCAGTATTTTCGGGACTCATCACAACCCAGCTGTGTGGCCGAACCCTGAG GTGTATGACCCCTTCCGCTTTGACCCAGAAAACGCCAAGGACAGGTCACCTCTAGCTTTTATTCCTTTCTCCGCGGGACCTAG GAACTGCATCGGACAGACGTTCGCCATGAGCGAGATGAAGGTGGTGCTGGCGCTGACGCTGCTGCGCTTCCGCGTCCTGCCCGACGACACCGAGCCGCGCAGGAAGCCCGAGCTGATCCTGCGCGCCGAGGGCGGGCTCTGGCTGCGCGTGGAGCCGCTGAGCTCCGGCGCGTAG
- the LOC114090316 gene encoding cytochrome P450 4F3 isoform X1, translating into MPQLSLSWLGLGPMEASPWVLLLLVGASWLLARSLTWIYAFYEKSRRLQCFPQPPKRNWLLGHVGMIRGSEEGLLYTQGLASTFGDVCCWWVGPWNPVVRIFHPTCIKPVLFAPAAVALKDVIFYGFLKPWLGDGLLLSSGDKWNHHRRLLTPAFHFNILKPYMKIFNDSTNVMHAKWRQLVSEGSTCLDMFEHISLMTLDSLQKCVFSFDSNCQEKPSEYIAAILELSALVVKRNEQLLMHMDFLYLLSPSGQRFRKACRLVHDFTDAVIQERRRTLPDHGISDFLKAKAESKTLDFIDVLLLTKDEDGKELSDEDIRAEADTFMFEGHDTTASGLSWALYNLAKHPEYQERCRKEVQDLLRDRDPKEIEWDDLAQLPFLTMCIKESLRLHPPVTVISRCCTQDVVLPDGRVIPKGVTCLISIFGTHHNPAVWPNPEVYDPFRFDPENAKDRSPLAFIPFSAGPRNCIGQTFAMSEMKVVLALTLLRFRVLPDDTEPRRKPELILRAEGGLWLRVEPLSSGA; encoded by the exons ATGCCACAGCTGAGCCTGTCCTGGCTGGGACTGGGGCCCATGGAAGCCTCTCCCTGGGTCCTCCTGCTGCTGGTGGGGGCCTCCTGGCTCCTGGCCCGCAGCCTGACCTGGATCTATGCTTTTTATGAAAAATCTCGTCGCCTCCAATGTTTCCCGCAGCCCCCCAAACGGAATTGGCTCTTGGGTCACGTGGGCATG ATCCGGGGCTCAGAAGAAGGTCTGCTGTACACGCAGGGTCTGGCGAGCACCTTTGGGGATGTGTGCTGCTGGTGGGTGGGGCCCTGGAACCCCGTGGTCCGCATCTTCCACCCCACCTGCATCAAGCCGGTGCTCTTTGCTCCAG CTGCGGTTGCACTGAAGGATGTGATCTTCTACGGCTTCCTGAAGCCCTGGCTGG GGGATGGGCTCTTGCTGAGTTCTGGTGACAAATGGAACCACCATCGTCGCCTGCTGACACCTGCCTTCCATTTCAACATCCTGAAGCCCTATATGAAGATTTTCAATGACAGTACGAATGTCATGCAT GCCAAGTGGCGGCAACTGGTCTCAGAGGGCAGCACCTGTCTGGACATGTTTGAGCACATCAGCCTCATGACCTTGGACAGTCTGCAGAAATGCGTCTTCAGTTTCGACAGCAATTGTCAGGA GAAGCCCAGTGAATATATTGCTGCCATCTTGGAGCTCAGTGCCCTTGTGGTCAAAAGAAATGAGCAACTCCTCATGCACATGGACTTCCTGTACCTTCTCAGCCCCAGTGGGCAGCGCTTCCGTAAGGCCTGCCGCCTGGTGCATGACTTCACAGATGCTGTCATCCAGGAGCGGCGCCGCACCCTCCCTGATCATGGTATTAGTGACTTCCTCAAGGCCAAGGCTGAGTCCAAAACTTTGGACTTCATCGATGTGCTCCTGCTGACCAAG GATGAAGATGGAAAAGAGTTGTCGGATGAGGATATAAGAGCAGAAGCTGACACCTTCATGTTTGAGG GCCATGACACCACGGCCAGTGGTCTCTCCTGGGCCCTGTACAACCTGGCAAAGCACCCGGAATACCAGGAGCGCTGCCGGAAGGAGGTGCAAGACCTGCTGAGGGACCGTGATCCTAAAGAGATTGAGTG GGACGACCTGGCCCAGTTGCCCTTCCTGACCATGTGCATCAAGGAGAGTCTGCGGTTGCACCCCCCAGTTACAGTTATCTCCCGCTGCTGCACCCAGGACGTTGTGCTCCCCGATGGCCGGGTCATCCCCAAAG GAGTCACCTGCCTCATCAGTATTTTCGGGACTCATCACAACCCAGCTGTGTGGCCGAACCCTGAG GTGTATGACCCCTTCCGCTTTGACCCAGAAAACGCCAAGGACAGGTCACCTCTAGCTTTTATTCCTTTCTCCGCGGGACCTAG GAACTGCATCGGACAGACGTTCGCCATGAGCGAGATGAAGGTGGTGCTGGCGCTGACGCTGCTGCGCTTCCGCGTCCTGCCCGACGACACCGAGCCGCGCAGGAAGCCCGAGCTGATCCTGCGCGCCGAGGGCGGGCTCTGGCTGCGCGTGGAGCCGCTGAGCTCCGGCGCGTAG
- the LOC114090316 gene encoding leukotriene-B4 omega-hydroxylase 3 isoform X4, with protein sequence MFPAAPQTELALGSRGHAAVALKDVIFYGFLKPWLGDGLLLSSGDKWNHHRRLLTPAFHFNILKPYMKIFNDSTNVMHAKWRQLVSEGSTCLDMFEHISLMTLDSLQKCVFSFDSNCQEKPSEYIAAILELSALVVKRNEQLLMHMDFLYLLSPSGQRFRKACRLVHDFTDAVIQERRRTLPDHGISDFLKAKAESKTLDFIDVLLLTKDEDGKELSDEDIRAEADTFMFEGHDTTASGLSWALYNLAKHPEYQERCRKEVQDLLRDRDPKEIEWDDLAQLPFLTMCIKESLRLHPPVTVISRCCTQDVVLPDGRVIPKGVTCLISIFGTHHNPAVWPNPEVYDPFRFDPENAKDRSPLAFIPFSAGPRNCIGQTFAMSEMKVVLALTLLRFRVLPDDTEPRRKPELILRAEGGLWLRVEPLSSGA encoded by the exons ATGTTTCCCGCAGCCCCCCAAACGGAATTGGCTCTTGGGTCACGTGGGCATG CTGCGGTTGCACTGAAGGATGTGATCTTCTACGGCTTCCTGAAGCCCTGGCTGG GGGATGGGCTCTTGCTGAGTTCTGGTGACAAATGGAACCACCATCGTCGCCTGCTGACACCTGCCTTCCATTTCAACATCCTGAAGCCCTATATGAAGATTTTCAATGACAGTACGAATGTCATGCAT GCCAAGTGGCGGCAACTGGTCTCAGAGGGCAGCACCTGTCTGGACATGTTTGAGCACATCAGCCTCATGACCTTGGACAGTCTGCAGAAATGCGTCTTCAGTTTCGACAGCAATTGTCAGGA GAAGCCCAGTGAATATATTGCTGCCATCTTGGAGCTCAGTGCCCTTGTGGTCAAAAGAAATGAGCAACTCCTCATGCACATGGACTTCCTGTACCTTCTCAGCCCCAGTGGGCAGCGCTTCCGTAAGGCCTGCCGCCTGGTGCATGACTTCACAGATGCTGTCATCCAGGAGCGGCGCCGCACCCTCCCTGATCATGGTATTAGTGACTTCCTCAAGGCCAAGGCTGAGTCCAAAACTTTGGACTTCATCGATGTGCTCCTGCTGACCAAG GATGAAGATGGAAAAGAGTTGTCGGATGAGGATATAAGAGCAGAAGCTGACACCTTCATGTTTGAGG GCCATGACACCACGGCCAGTGGTCTCTCCTGGGCCCTGTACAACCTGGCAAAGCACCCGGAATACCAGGAGCGCTGCCGGAAGGAGGTGCAAGACCTGCTGAGGGACCGTGATCCTAAAGAGATTGAGTG GGACGACCTGGCCCAGTTGCCCTTCCTGACCATGTGCATCAAGGAGAGTCTGCGGTTGCACCCCCCAGTTACAGTTATCTCCCGCTGCTGCACCCAGGACGTTGTGCTCCCCGATGGCCGGGTCATCCCCAAAG GAGTCACCTGCCTCATCAGTATTTTCGGGACTCATCACAACCCAGCTGTGTGGCCGAACCCTGAG GTGTATGACCCCTTCCGCTTTGACCCAGAAAACGCCAAGGACAGGTCACCTCTAGCTTTTATTCCTTTCTCCGCGGGACCTAG GAACTGCATCGGACAGACGTTCGCCATGAGCGAGATGAAGGTGGTGCTGGCGCTGACGCTGCTGCGCTTCCGCGTCCTGCCCGACGACACCGAGCCGCGCAGGAAGCCCGAGCTGATCCTGCGCGCCGAGGGCGGGCTCTGGCTGCGCGTGGAGCCGCTGAGCTCCGGCGCGTAG